CATTTTTAGGCCCTGATTTGAAGgacctacaaaaaaagaaagtctttccacccccaccccaccccgcaaCCCCCTGCTTGGAGGCAGCACAGCTGACCTGCTTGCGTCTTGGTGTGAACTGGGGATCTGAACGAGGGAAACTGGAGGCTGCAAAAGGGCTCTGGAAGAAGTTCAAAAGCAAATTTGTTTTCCACATTTTGCTCAGGTTTGCCCTGTGAAGAGATTAGAAAGCAAGATCTCTGAAAACAATATAAGAACCTTAATTCAATAGCCTGGAGAAAATCTTCAGCCAGTGAAGGCTCTTACACAATTAGTCTTCCTAAGAACAGAGCATAAATAAATGGGTTCAAATGGGCACAAAATAGAATGCACAATATTTGTTtagatcaaagaaaaaatttcCACTGGCAAAAGCTAAAATAACTGACTGTGGAGACTTGATCCATCTTTATTAGTAGAATAGAGGCCCCTTTAAAGGACTGGGTATGACCAGGTTTCAGTCCTTCCAGACTCTGGATTCTGAGAGGAAGGATGGTTCCCTGGAGATTAGCATGGGTTCAGTGAGTACAAGGAATTGACATTGGATATGAAAGGGAAGAGCAAGGCCTTCATTCAGCTGTAGGGACAGGAAAACAAACCACAGTATAGTATAGACCACATAATAGCTGCATAATAGACAGTGATCAGTATATGAAGATACATATTCTTAGAAGCCGGTTGAATATCAGTCTTGTTAACAAGTGACACTGTTGTACATTCTCCTGGTTCTCACTGGCACAAGACAGCTTCATAGACACATACATATTGCACAAAATTCTATGACAGGTTTCCACAGGAAAAGGTTTCCACCTGGTCTCTGCTGCTTCCTATAGAAGGGACATAAGTTCCCTGAGTCACTGTTCATTGTTACCTAGTGTGCTTCCTCCTGTGAAGGGCATGAGCCTATCTCTTTACTTCATTGGCAAACTCCACTGGCATCAAATGGCCTTGGTCATAGGCAAGAGTCATTTAATATGTCAGCAATTGCTGCAGCTGTGACCCCTTCCATTTGGCAACCAACCTTGAGCCTTTACAAAAGTCTTCAAGGACTCAAAATGAGAtgtcttctttttgaaaatatacaaaccAGAATCAGCTTGCTCATCCTCAAAGGATGTTGACTGTGGTCGTTGTTCTTTCGAGAGGAGTTGTTAACTTTTCAGGGTAGCTTGCTGTTCCCCTGCCAGTACAACTTCtcttccacttttttctttttccatcggCAGAGAAGCAGCATCTTAAAGGTCTTCCTGAAGGTTCTGTTGCAGAAGGCATAGCAGATGGGGTTGACAGTGCTATTGACATAGCACAACCAATAGCCCAAGTGCCACAGGGTGACTGGGACACACTTGTCACAGAAGGTAGAAACCAGGACCATGATGTTATACGGGGTCCATGTGATGATGAAGGCCAGGAGAATGGCACTCAGTGTCTGGgctgctttcctttctttgactaggaccATTCTCTTTCGTTTGGTCATTTGATGGCTGGGGTTGGGATTGAGGCCTGTCGTTGAAGGTTCCTTGGCCACTGGGAAGGAGCAGGGCATGATTTTCACCTTGTGACAGCCGTTGTTGGTCTCCTGGGTCCCGTCAGCTTTTACCACCAATCGGAACTTATAGGCCACACATTTCTGACTCTTGGGTCTATGAGCAGCTGCTGGAGACAGAAGGTAGTTTGGGGTGTCAGAGTCACGTttttcagtttcagctttcacaAAAGTTTCCTCAGTCTCTTCAGCACTGAATTCTTCCCCTGGGCTTTCCTTACCCTGACTCTTATAGACCACTTGGAGGACAGGGTCAGTGACAGGCTTGTCCTCATCCTCTGAGGAAGGGTAGCTGCTACAGGTGGTGAGCTGCTCAGCTTTGGCCCAATTAGCGCTTGGGCCAGTGGCTTGGGATGGCTTCCCAGTGGTGGAGGTGCTCCTGCGGGAGGAAGACCAGGAGGCCTGGTTCCTTTCCCGCTGGGCCAGGGTGGGTCGAGGACAGCGCAAGCAGGATCTGAACAGAGCCCTATGAGCTGGCTTTCTCTTCTCAGCTTCAGTCACAGAGTCAGAACCCTGGAGGTCAGCCAGGTCCTTGGTTCGCTTCTCTGTTTCCCGGTAGATTCGACAGTAGAG
This window of the Nomascus leucogenys isolate Asia chromosome 6, Asia_NLE_v1, whole genome shotgun sequence genome carries:
- the CHRM5 gene encoding muscarinic acetylcholine receptor M5, translating into MEGDSYHNATTFNGTPVNHQPLERHRLWEVITIAAVTAVVSLITIVGNVLVMISFKVNSQLKTVNNYYLLSLACADLIIGIFSMNLYTTYILMGRWALGSLACDLWLALDYVASNASVMNLLVISFDRYFSITRPLTYRAKRTPKRAGIMIGLAWLISFILWAPAILCWQYLVGKRTVPLDECQIQFLSEPTITFGTAIAAFYIPVSVMTILYCRIYRETEKRTKDLADLQGSDSVTEAEKRKPAHRALFRSCLRCPRPTLAQRERNQASWSSSRRSTSTTGKPSQATGPSANWAKAEQLTTCSSYPSSEDEDKPVTDPVLQVVYKSQGKESPGEEFSAEETEETFVKAETEKRDSDTPNYLLSPAAAHRPKSQKCVAYKFRLVVKADGTQETNNGCHKVKIMPCSFPVAKEPSTTGLNPNPSHQMTKRKRMVLVKERKAAQTLSAILLAFIITWTPYNIMVLVSTFCDKCVPVTLWHLGYWLCYVNSTVNPICYAFCNRTFRKTFKMLLLCRWKKKKVEEKLYWQGNSKLP